The proteins below are encoded in one region of Belonocnema kinseyi isolate 2016_QV_RU_SX_M_011 chromosome 3, B_treatae_v1, whole genome shotgun sequence:
- the LOC117170143 gene encoding uncharacterized protein LOC117170143 isoform X2 — MMIMKVPRVGRSFIPKAYMVPEPEWDANIVFENNHELQVKKMGIEYQVQSEVDEAVKELQMLQQIGISVPAFDDKLSRPNYMHGLDYYRPWNFFYSHQGSAN; from the exons ATGATGATTATGAAAGTTCCACGTGTTGGTCGATCTTTTATACCTAAAGCTTATATGGTACCTGAGCCTGAATGGGATGCTAATATCGTGTTTGAAAACAATCATGAATTGCAAGTGAAAAAAATGGGAATTGAATATCAAG ttCAAAGTGAAGTCGATGAAGCAGTTAAAGAATTGCAAATGCTACAACAAATTGGGATATCAGTTCCTGCTTTTGATGATAAACTCTCGAGGCCGAATTACATGCATGGTTTGGACTACTACAGACCCTGGAATTTCTTTTATTCACATCAAG